From Rutidosis leptorrhynchoides isolate AG116_Rl617_1_P2 chromosome 3, CSIRO_AGI_Rlap_v1, whole genome shotgun sequence, a single genomic window includes:
- the LOC139902965 gene encoding translocase of chloroplast 159, chloroplastic-like isoform X2: MDSKEDISPAVDDDADDDDDDVLLFGSSQDRSQMIDVQIATDSAEDGKELFDISALAETSLTEEERKKLEKLQSIRVKFLRLVQKLGLSIQDSAAAHVLYSLEVIAGRQTGKLFSLEAAKRKATELESDQNEDLDFSVNILVIGKCGTGKSSTINSIFGEDKTVISAFQPATDSVKEINGVVNGVNIRVFDTPGLRSSVMEQGFNRSVLSSAKKFTKKNPPDIVLYVDRLDSQTRDHNDIPLLKTITASLGSSIWRSAIVILTHGSSDPPAGSNGLPLSYETFVTRRSHLIQQAIVQAVGDSRMMSPSLMNPVSLVENHYACCTDLDGQKVLPNGQTWRPQLLMLCYSMKISAEANEFIKPHVPYEVNRKLLFGFRVRPPPLTYMLSSMLQSRAHPKLSSGSDVDFSELTDSDNEKDDDEDEYDYRQKKQSKRNEKEMKKKGKDSVNEQVYQEDEDAPVPLPDMALPPSFDSDNPTYRFRFLEPTSQSLARPVLYTYGWDHDCGYDGVNLEQTFAIANRFPGSVTVQITKNKKDYSINLDSSVLVKHCEHVSTMAGFDVQPIGKQLAYIVRGETKFKNLKKNNKTGAGISVTFLGKNMMKGFKVEDQLTFGKQYSIIGSAGTVSFLSDSAYGVNVEIQRREVDYPIGQIQSTLGLSMIKWSGDLALGFNGLAQFCVGRGSKVAIQAGINNKMSGQITVKTSSSEHLVIAVVAVIPSVISAFKKLWVDAGEKRIKEGSNVRRR; this comes from the exons ATGGATTCAAAGGAAGATATATCTCCCGCAG TGGATGATgatgctgatgatgatgatgatgatgtgttgtTGTTTGGAAGTTCTCAAGATCGTTCACAGATGATTGATGTTCAGATTGCAACTGATTCAGCAGAAGATGGGAAAGAGTTGTTTGATATATCTGCATTAGCTGAAACTAGTTTAactgaagaagaaagaaaaaagctTGAAAAGTTACAATCTATCAGAGTGAAGTTTTTGAGACTTGTACAAAAATTAGGCCTTTCAATACAAGATTCCGCTGCTGCACAT GTTCTTTACAGCCTTGAAGTTATTGCCGGAAGACAAACGGGTAAACTTTTTAGTCTTGAAGCTGCTAAACGAAAAGCTACGGAGCTTGAATCTGACCAAAATGAAGATCTTGATTTCTCGGTTAATATCTTAGTCATTGGTAAATGTGGGACCGGGAAAAGTTCCACCATTAATTCAATTTTTGGTGAAGATAAGACTGTAATCAGTGCGTTTCAACCCGCAACTGATTCAGTTAAGGAGATTAATGGTGTGGTTAATGGTGTTAATATTCGGGTTTTTGATACACCCGGGCTGCGGTCATCTGTAATGGAACAAGGTTTTAACAGGAGTGTTTTATCATCAGCAAAGAAGTTTACTAAAAAAAACCCGCCTGATATTGTTCTTTATGTTGATCGTTTAGATTCACAGACTCGGGATCATAATGATATTCCATTGTTGAAGACGATTACTGCTTCACTTGGTTCATCAATTTGGCGAAGTGCAATTGTTATTTTGACCCATGGGTCGTCTGACCCACCCGCGGGTTCAAACGGGTTGCCGTTGAGTTATGAAACGTTTGTGACTCGACGGTCACATTTGATTCAACAAGCAATTGTTCAAGCGGTTGGTGATTCAAGAATGATGAGTCCAAGTTTAATGAACCCGGTTTCGTTAGTTGAAAACCATTATGCGTGTTGTACGGATCTTGATGGTCAAAAGGTGCTCCCGAATGGTCAAACATGGAGACCACAGTTACTTATGCTTTGTTACTCAATGAAGATTTCAGCAGAAGCAAACGAGTTTATAAAACCACATGTCCCGTATGAAGTCAATCGTAAGCTGCTGTTTGGTTTTCGTGTGCGGCCCCCACCGTTGACTTACATGTTATCTTCTATGTTACAGTCTCGCGCACACCCAAAGCTTTCTTCTGGTTCAGATGTTGACTTTTCAGAGTTGACCGATTCTGATaatgaaaaagatgatgatgaagatgaatatgattACCGTCAGAAAAAACAATCtaaaagaaatgaaaaagaaatgaaaaagaaaggtAAAGATTCTGTAAATGAACAAGTTTATCAAGAAGATGAAGATGCACCGGTGCCGCTACCGGACATGGCGTTGCCGCCATCATTCGATAGCGATAATCCGACTTACCGGTTCCGTTTTCTTGAACCGACATCGCAGTCTTTGGCTCGACCCGTGCTATACACGTATGGGTGGGACCACGATTGCGGGTACGATGGGGTCAACCTTGAACAAACATTCGCGATTGCTAATCGGTTTCCTGGTTCAGTTACGGTTCAGATCACTAAAAATAAAAAAGACTATAGTATCAATTTGGATTCATCTGTTTTGGTAAAACACTGTGAACATGTTTCAACAATGGCCGGTTTCGATGTTCAACCGATCGGTAAACAGTTAGCTTATATTGTAAGAGGTGAAACAAAGTTCAAGAATTTGAAGAAGAATAACAAAACGGGTGCGGGAATTTCGGTTACGTTTCTCGGTAAAAACATGATGAAGGGGTTTAAAGTTGAAGATCAGCTTACGTTTGGGAAACAGTATTCGATTATTGGTAGTGCGGGTACGGTTTCATTTCTAAGCGATTCGGCTTATGGGGTGAACGTTGAGATTCAACGAAGGGAAGTTGATTATCCGATTGGTCAAATTCAGTCAACGTTGGGGTTGTCTATGATAAAGTGGAGTGGTGATTTGGCGTTGGGGTTTAATGGCTTGGCCCAGTTTTGTGTTGGGCGTGGTTCTAAAGTTGCGATACAGGCGGGTATTAATAATAAGATGAGTGGTCAGATTACTGTTAAGACTAGTAGTTCGGAACAtcttgttattgcggttgttgctGTTATTCCGTCCGTTATTTCGGCTTTTAAGAAATTGTGGGTTGATGCTGGCGAGAAGCGTATTAAA gaaGGAAGCAATGTACGAAGAAGATGA
- the LOC139902965 gene encoding translocase of chloroplast 159, chloroplastic-like isoform X1 → MDSKEDISPAGKIETVNDTNCFNSVIDESNTIRVSSNLNLNVNNSDDDDDETEGFASGQEEAFETVLDDNLVLETETLVNVVDDDADDDDDDVLLFGSSQDRSQMIDVQIATDSAEDGKELFDISALAETSLTEEERKKLEKLQSIRVKFLRLVQKLGLSIQDSAAAHVLYSLEVIAGRQTGKLFSLEAAKRKATELESDQNEDLDFSVNILVIGKCGTGKSSTINSIFGEDKTVISAFQPATDSVKEINGVVNGVNIRVFDTPGLRSSVMEQGFNRSVLSSAKKFTKKNPPDIVLYVDRLDSQTRDHNDIPLLKTITASLGSSIWRSAIVILTHGSSDPPAGSNGLPLSYETFVTRRSHLIQQAIVQAVGDSRMMSPSLMNPVSLVENHYACCTDLDGQKVLPNGQTWRPQLLMLCYSMKISAEANEFIKPHVPYEVNRKLLFGFRVRPPPLTYMLSSMLQSRAHPKLSSGSDVDFSELTDSDNEKDDDEDEYDYRQKKQSKRNEKEMKKKGKDSVNEQVYQEDEDAPVPLPDMALPPSFDSDNPTYRFRFLEPTSQSLARPVLYTYGWDHDCGYDGVNLEQTFAIANRFPGSVTVQITKNKKDYSINLDSSVLVKHCEHVSTMAGFDVQPIGKQLAYIVRGETKFKNLKKNNKTGAGISVTFLGKNMMKGFKVEDQLTFGKQYSIIGSAGTVSFLSDSAYGVNVEIQRREVDYPIGQIQSTLGLSMIKWSGDLALGFNGLAQFCVGRGSKVAIQAGINNKMSGQITVKTSSSEHLVIAVVAVIPSVISAFKKLWVDAGEKRIKEGSNVRRR, encoded by the exons ATGGATTCAAAGGAAGATATATCTCCCGCAGGTAAAATCGAAACTGTTAACGATACTAATTGTTTTAATTCCGTTATTGATGAAAGTAATACTATAAGAGTTAGTAGTAATCTGAATTTGAATGTTAATAAttctgacgatgatgatgatgaaaccgaGGGCTTTGCTAGTGGTCAGGAAGAAGCTTTTGAAACAGTGTTAGATGATAATTTAGTTTTAGAGACTGAAACCCTAGTTAATGTAGTGGATGATgatgctgatgatgatgatgatgatgtgttgtTGTTTGGAAGTTCTCAAGATCGTTCACAGATGATTGATGTTCAGATTGCAACTGATTCAGCAGAAGATGGGAAAGAGTTGTTTGATATATCTGCATTAGCTGAAACTAGTTTAactgaagaagaaagaaaaaagctTGAAAAGTTACAATCTATCAGAGTGAAGTTTTTGAGACTTGTACAAAAATTAGGCCTTTCAATACAAGATTCCGCTGCTGCACAT GTTCTTTACAGCCTTGAAGTTATTGCCGGAAGACAAACGGGTAAACTTTTTAGTCTTGAAGCTGCTAAACGAAAAGCTACGGAGCTTGAATCTGACCAAAATGAAGATCTTGATTTCTCGGTTAATATCTTAGTCATTGGTAAATGTGGGACCGGGAAAAGTTCCACCATTAATTCAATTTTTGGTGAAGATAAGACTGTAATCAGTGCGTTTCAACCCGCAACTGATTCAGTTAAGGAGATTAATGGTGTGGTTAATGGTGTTAATATTCGGGTTTTTGATACACCCGGGCTGCGGTCATCTGTAATGGAACAAGGTTTTAACAGGAGTGTTTTATCATCAGCAAAGAAGTTTACTAAAAAAAACCCGCCTGATATTGTTCTTTATGTTGATCGTTTAGATTCACAGACTCGGGATCATAATGATATTCCATTGTTGAAGACGATTACTGCTTCACTTGGTTCATCAATTTGGCGAAGTGCAATTGTTATTTTGACCCATGGGTCGTCTGACCCACCCGCGGGTTCAAACGGGTTGCCGTTGAGTTATGAAACGTTTGTGACTCGACGGTCACATTTGATTCAACAAGCAATTGTTCAAGCGGTTGGTGATTCAAGAATGATGAGTCCAAGTTTAATGAACCCGGTTTCGTTAGTTGAAAACCATTATGCGTGTTGTACGGATCTTGATGGTCAAAAGGTGCTCCCGAATGGTCAAACATGGAGACCACAGTTACTTATGCTTTGTTACTCAATGAAGATTTCAGCAGAAGCAAACGAGTTTATAAAACCACATGTCCCGTATGAAGTCAATCGTAAGCTGCTGTTTGGTTTTCGTGTGCGGCCCCCACCGTTGACTTACATGTTATCTTCTATGTTACAGTCTCGCGCACACCCAAAGCTTTCTTCTGGTTCAGATGTTGACTTTTCAGAGTTGACCGATTCTGATaatgaaaaagatgatgatgaagatgaatatgattACCGTCAGAAAAAACAATCtaaaagaaatgaaaaagaaatgaaaaagaaaggtAAAGATTCTGTAAATGAACAAGTTTATCAAGAAGATGAAGATGCACCGGTGCCGCTACCGGACATGGCGTTGCCGCCATCATTCGATAGCGATAATCCGACTTACCGGTTCCGTTTTCTTGAACCGACATCGCAGTCTTTGGCTCGACCCGTGCTATACACGTATGGGTGGGACCACGATTGCGGGTACGATGGGGTCAACCTTGAACAAACATTCGCGATTGCTAATCGGTTTCCTGGTTCAGTTACGGTTCAGATCACTAAAAATAAAAAAGACTATAGTATCAATTTGGATTCATCTGTTTTGGTAAAACACTGTGAACATGTTTCAACAATGGCCGGTTTCGATGTTCAACCGATCGGTAAACAGTTAGCTTATATTGTAAGAGGTGAAACAAAGTTCAAGAATTTGAAGAAGAATAACAAAACGGGTGCGGGAATTTCGGTTACGTTTCTCGGTAAAAACATGATGAAGGGGTTTAAAGTTGAAGATCAGCTTACGTTTGGGAAACAGTATTCGATTATTGGTAGTGCGGGTACGGTTTCATTTCTAAGCGATTCGGCTTATGGGGTGAACGTTGAGATTCAACGAAGGGAAGTTGATTATCCGATTGGTCAAATTCAGTCAACGTTGGGGTTGTCTATGATAAAGTGGAGTGGTGATTTGGCGTTGGGGTTTAATGGCTTGGCCCAGTTTTGTGTTGGGCGTGGTTCTAAAGTTGCGATACAGGCGGGTATTAATAATAAGATGAGTGGTCAGATTACTGTTAAGACTAGTAGTTCGGAACAtcttgttattgcggttgttgctGTTATTCCGTCCGTTATTTCGGCTTTTAAGAAATTGTGGGTTGATGCTGGCGAGAAGCGTATTAAA gaaGGAAGCAATGTACGAAGAAGATGA
- the LOC139902965 gene encoding translocase of chloroplast 159, chloroplastic-like isoform X3: MIDVQIATDSAEDGKELFDISALAETSLTEEERKKLEKLQSIRVKFLRLVQKLGLSIQDSAAAHVLYSLEVIAGRQTGKLFSLEAAKRKATELESDQNEDLDFSVNILVIGKCGTGKSSTINSIFGEDKTVISAFQPATDSVKEINGVVNGVNIRVFDTPGLRSSVMEQGFNRSVLSSAKKFTKKNPPDIVLYVDRLDSQTRDHNDIPLLKTITASLGSSIWRSAIVILTHGSSDPPAGSNGLPLSYETFVTRRSHLIQQAIVQAVGDSRMMSPSLMNPVSLVENHYACCTDLDGQKVLPNGQTWRPQLLMLCYSMKISAEANEFIKPHVPYEVNRKLLFGFRVRPPPLTYMLSSMLQSRAHPKLSSGSDVDFSELTDSDNEKDDDEDEYDYRQKKQSKRNEKEMKKKGKDSVNEQVYQEDEDAPVPLPDMALPPSFDSDNPTYRFRFLEPTSQSLARPVLYTYGWDHDCGYDGVNLEQTFAIANRFPGSVTVQITKNKKDYSINLDSSVLVKHCEHVSTMAGFDVQPIGKQLAYIVRGETKFKNLKKNNKTGAGISVTFLGKNMMKGFKVEDQLTFGKQYSIIGSAGTVSFLSDSAYGVNVEIQRREVDYPIGQIQSTLGLSMIKWSGDLALGFNGLAQFCVGRGSKVAIQAGINNKMSGQITVKTSSSEHLVIAVVAVIPSVISAFKKLWVDAGEKRIKEGSNVRRR; encoded by the exons ATGATTGATGTTCAGATTGCAACTGATTCAGCAGAAGATGGGAAAGAGTTGTTTGATATATCTGCATTAGCTGAAACTAGTTTAactgaagaagaaagaaaaaagctTGAAAAGTTACAATCTATCAGAGTGAAGTTTTTGAGACTTGTACAAAAATTAGGCCTTTCAATACAAGATTCCGCTGCTGCACAT GTTCTTTACAGCCTTGAAGTTATTGCCGGAAGACAAACGGGTAAACTTTTTAGTCTTGAAGCTGCTAAACGAAAAGCTACGGAGCTTGAATCTGACCAAAATGAAGATCTTGATTTCTCGGTTAATATCTTAGTCATTGGTAAATGTGGGACCGGGAAAAGTTCCACCATTAATTCAATTTTTGGTGAAGATAAGACTGTAATCAGTGCGTTTCAACCCGCAACTGATTCAGTTAAGGAGATTAATGGTGTGGTTAATGGTGTTAATATTCGGGTTTTTGATACACCCGGGCTGCGGTCATCTGTAATGGAACAAGGTTTTAACAGGAGTGTTTTATCATCAGCAAAGAAGTTTACTAAAAAAAACCCGCCTGATATTGTTCTTTATGTTGATCGTTTAGATTCACAGACTCGGGATCATAATGATATTCCATTGTTGAAGACGATTACTGCTTCACTTGGTTCATCAATTTGGCGAAGTGCAATTGTTATTTTGACCCATGGGTCGTCTGACCCACCCGCGGGTTCAAACGGGTTGCCGTTGAGTTATGAAACGTTTGTGACTCGACGGTCACATTTGATTCAACAAGCAATTGTTCAAGCGGTTGGTGATTCAAGAATGATGAGTCCAAGTTTAATGAACCCGGTTTCGTTAGTTGAAAACCATTATGCGTGTTGTACGGATCTTGATGGTCAAAAGGTGCTCCCGAATGGTCAAACATGGAGACCACAGTTACTTATGCTTTGTTACTCAATGAAGATTTCAGCAGAAGCAAACGAGTTTATAAAACCACATGTCCCGTATGAAGTCAATCGTAAGCTGCTGTTTGGTTTTCGTGTGCGGCCCCCACCGTTGACTTACATGTTATCTTCTATGTTACAGTCTCGCGCACACCCAAAGCTTTCTTCTGGTTCAGATGTTGACTTTTCAGAGTTGACCGATTCTGATaatgaaaaagatgatgatgaagatgaatatgattACCGTCAGAAAAAACAATCtaaaagaaatgaaaaagaaatgaaaaagaaaggtAAAGATTCTGTAAATGAACAAGTTTATCAAGAAGATGAAGATGCACCGGTGCCGCTACCGGACATGGCGTTGCCGCCATCATTCGATAGCGATAATCCGACTTACCGGTTCCGTTTTCTTGAACCGACATCGCAGTCTTTGGCTCGACCCGTGCTATACACGTATGGGTGGGACCACGATTGCGGGTACGATGGGGTCAACCTTGAACAAACATTCGCGATTGCTAATCGGTTTCCTGGTTCAGTTACGGTTCAGATCACTAAAAATAAAAAAGACTATAGTATCAATTTGGATTCATCTGTTTTGGTAAAACACTGTGAACATGTTTCAACAATGGCCGGTTTCGATGTTCAACCGATCGGTAAACAGTTAGCTTATATTGTAAGAGGTGAAACAAAGTTCAAGAATTTGAAGAAGAATAACAAAACGGGTGCGGGAATTTCGGTTACGTTTCTCGGTAAAAACATGATGAAGGGGTTTAAAGTTGAAGATCAGCTTACGTTTGGGAAACAGTATTCGATTATTGGTAGTGCGGGTACGGTTTCATTTCTAAGCGATTCGGCTTATGGGGTGAACGTTGAGATTCAACGAAGGGAAGTTGATTATCCGATTGGTCAAATTCAGTCAACGTTGGGGTTGTCTATGATAAAGTGGAGTGGTGATTTGGCGTTGGGGTTTAATGGCTTGGCCCAGTTTTGTGTTGGGCGTGGTTCTAAAGTTGCGATACAGGCGGGTATTAATAATAAGATGAGTGGTCAGATTACTGTTAAGACTAGTAGTTCGGAACAtcttgttattgcggttgttgctGTTATTCCGTCCGTTATTTCGGCTTTTAAGAAATTGTGGGTTGATGCTGGCGAGAAGCGTATTAAA gaaGGAAGCAATGTACGAAGAAGATGA